The Methanotorris formicicus Mc-S-70 genome includes a window with the following:
- the coaBC gene encoding bifunctional phosphopantothenoylcysteine decarboxylase/phosphopantothenate--cysteine ligase CoaBC, translating into MHPTKKLRGTKSKLLENKKIVVGVTSSIAAIETPKLMRELIRHGAEVYCIITEEVKKIVGRDALTFGCGNEVMEAITGNIEHVALYDECDAMIIYPATANIISKIALNIADNIVNTTAMVFLEKKPLFIVPAMHENMFDAVKEHIEKLKLKKKTYLISPKMEEEKAKVASIEDVVGFVIEKIGNKMDKKVLILNGGTAEFIDKVRVISNLSSGKMGIALAEAFCKEGFEVEAINALGLTPPYYIKTHKVLTAEEMLNKALEIGKDADIIISCAAISDYKPKNTSDKKISSENEELTIKLKRNPKVLEELRKVFKDKIIIGFKSEYGVEEEELIEKAKDRMEKYNLDMVIANDLSKHYFGDDYNEVVIISKNNLIKKISGKKTEIAKEIVDEVKKLYPKNVETFGI; encoded by the coding sequence ATCCATCCTACAAAAAAACTAAGGGGAACAAAATCAAAACTTCTAGAGAACAAAAAGATTGTAGTTGGAGTTACGTCTTCAATTGCAGCGATAGAGACCCCAAAGTTGATGAGGGAACTTATAAGGCATGGAGCAGAGGTTTATTGTATCATCACTGAAGAGGTTAAAAAGATCGTTGGTAGAGATGCATTGACGTTTGGATGTGGTAATGAGGTTATGGAAGCGATAACTGGAAATATTGAGCATGTTGCTTTGTATGATGAATGTGACGCGATGATCATATATCCTGCAACTGCCAACATTATAAGTAAGATAGCATTGAATATTGCTGATAATATTGTAAATACAACTGCAATGGTGTTTTTGGAAAAAAAACCATTGTTTATTGTCCCAGCGATGCACGAGAATATGTTTGATGCGGTAAAAGAACATATCGAAAAATTAAAATTAAAGAAAAAGACTTACTTAATATCTCCAAAAATGGAAGAAGAAAAAGCAAAAGTAGCATCAATAGAGGATGTCGTAGGATTTGTTATTGAAAAAATTGGAAATAAAATGGATAAGAAGGTTTTAATATTGAATGGAGGAACTGCAGAGTTTATTGATAAAGTTAGGGTTATAAGTAACCTTTCCTCTGGAAAAATGGGGATTGCATTGGCAGAGGCATTTTGCAAGGAAGGTTTTGAGGTTGAGGCTATAAATGCACTCGGTTTAACGCCCCCATACTATATAAAAACGCATAAGGTTTTAACTGCAGAGGAGATGTTAAATAAGGCATTGGAGATTGGAAAGGACGCAGATATTATTATCTCATGTGCGGCAATCTCCGATTATAAACCAAAAAACACATCAGATAAAAAAATAAGTTCTGAAAATGAGGAATTAACAATAAAATTAAAAAGAAATCCAAAGGTATTGGAAGAATTGAGGAAGGTATTTAAGGATAAAATAATTATCGGATTCAAGTCAGAATATGGGGTAGAGGAAGAAGAACTAATAGAAAAAGCAAAGGACAGGATGGAAAAATACAACTTGGATATGGTAATAGCGAACGATTTATCAAAGCACTACTTTGGGGATGATTATAATGAGGTTGTTATCATAAGTAAAAACAATTTAATCAAAAAAATTAGTGGCAAAAAAACGGAAATTGCTAAAGAAATCGTGGACGAAGTTAAAAAACTATACCCAAAGAATGTTGAGACGTTTGGAATTTAA
- a CDS encoding SufB/SufD family protein, with protein sequence MDKDLKEILEAYKLTNGNPEELVHGKGPRMIVKENKILGVKAAEGIVLDGKVVDGRIVAKVIVKEGYKFETPMHMCFGVTEEVADQIIDVEIILEDNSEITLMSHCSFPKAKNVKHIMDGKITIGKNAKFVYKEIHFHGETGGILVKPTVRATVKEGGVYISELTLTKGRIGFLEIDTDVVVEKNGVVDITTKTYAVEDDKVIINETVKLNGKEGRCIIKSRGAAKDNSEVTLKLKIEGNAPYCKGHIDCAEVIKGDATVESIPIVVVRDDRARITHEAAIGSVDKKQVETLMAKGLDEDEAIEIIVKGMIGE encoded by the coding sequence ATGGACAAAGACCTTAAAGAAATTTTAGAGGCATATAAGTTAACCAATGGAAATCCAGAAGAACTCGTTCATGGAAAAGGCCCGAGGATGATAGTTAAAGAAAATAAAATTTTAGGAGTTAAGGCTGCAGAAGGGATTGTATTGGATGGGAAGGTTGTAGATGGAAGAATTGTAGCAAAGGTTATTGTAAAGGAGGGGTATAAATTTGAAACACCCATGCATATGTGCTTTGGAGTGACAGAGGAAGTTGCAGATCAGATAATTGATGTTGAGATAATTTTGGAAGATAATAGTGAGATAACCCTAATGTCTCATTGTTCATTCCCAAAGGCAAAGAATGTAAAGCACATAATGGATGGAAAAATAACTATTGGGAAGAACGCAAAATTTGTATATAAGGAGATTCATTTCCATGGAGAAACTGGGGGGATTTTAGTAAAACCAACAGTAAGAGCAACTGTTAAGGAAGGGGGAGTCTATATATCTGAATTAACCCTAACAAAAGGTAGAATAGGGTTTTTGGAGATTGATACTGATGTCGTTGTGGAGAAGAATGGGGTTGTTGATATAACAACAAAAACCTATGCAGTGGAGGATGACAAGGTTATAATCAACGAAACTGTAAAATTAAATGGAAAGGAAGGAAGATGCATAATAAAAAGCAGGGGGGCGGCAAAGGATAACTCAGAGGTGACATTAAAGTTAAAGATAGAGGGCAATGCCCCTTACTGTAAAGGGCATATAGACTGTGCAGAAGTTATTAAAGGGGATGCAACAGTTGAATCAATTCCAATTGTTGTTGTTAGGGACGATAGGGCAAGAATTACCCATGAGGCGGCAATTGGTAGTGTAGATAAAAAGCAAGTAGAAACTCTAATGGCAAAGGGATTGGATGAGGATGAGGCAATAGAGATTATAGTTAAAGGAATGATTGGGGAATAA
- a CDS encoding ribonuclease P protein component 4: MKYRRTLKRAKRIALERIEILMNLAEEEAKKGNWNRVKRYVSLARRIAMKVRVRFPKKWKRRICRRCNTILLYGKNARVRVKSKCYPHVVITCLECGRIYRIPMIREKKEKRKNK; this comes from the coding sequence ATGAAATACAGGAGAACGCTTAAAAGAGCAAAAAGAATAGCACTTGAAAGAATAGAGATATTAATGAATCTTGCAGAAGAAGAGGCAAAAAAAGGAAATTGGAATAGAGTAAAGAGATACGTGTCATTAGCGAGGAGAATTGCAATGAAAGTTAGGGTTAGATTTCCAAAAAAATGGAAAAGAAGGATTTGCAGAAGATGTAACACCATACTATTATATGGAAAAAACGCAAGAGTTAGGGTTAAGAGTAAGTGCTATCCACATGTTGTTATAACCTGCTTAGAATGCGGTAGAATTTACAGAATACCTATGATAAGAGAGAAAAAAGAAAAAAGAAAGAACAAATAA
- a CDS encoding ABC transporter ATP-binding protein produces MLLVIKDLYLKRGDRMILKGLNLEIGENEIHAVVGPNGAGKSTLSYALMGCSGYDPVKGEIIFKGVNIIDKSITERARMGMTLAWQEPARFEGITVKQYLSLGMREYDEEKIYKALEFVNLCPNTYLNRFVDDSLSGGERKRIELASILCMEPDLAILDEPDSGIDIVSLDEITKLFKHLKKNGSSVLVITHREEITNCADKASLLCDGKIIKTGDPKDVGEYYKKECGKCLIKVPSIKKEIEEGSK; encoded by the coding sequence ATCAAAGATTTGTATCTTAAGAGAGGAGATCGAATGATATTAAAGGGACTAAATTTAGAAATTGGAGAAAATGAAATTCATGCTGTTGTAGGACCAAATGGGGCTGGAAAATCAACCTTATCTTATGCCTTAATGGGTTGTAGTGGTTATGATCCGGTAAAAGGAGAAATTATATTTAAGGGAGTGAATATTATTGATAAATCAATAACTGAAAGGGCAAGAATGGGAATGACTTTAGCATGGCAAGAACCGGCAAGATTTGAGGGAATTACAGTTAAGCAATACCTATCTCTTGGAATGAGAGAATATGATGAGGAGAAGATATACAAGGCATTGGAATTTGTTAATCTTTGCCCTAATACTTATTTGAATAGATTTGTTGATGATAGTTTGAGTGGTGGAGAGAGGAAGAGGATTGAATTGGCATCAATTTTATGCATGGAGCCAGATTTGGCAATTTTAGATGAGCCAGATAGCGGGATTGATATCGTTTCTTTGGATGAAATAACGAAACTCTTTAAACATTTAAAGAAAAATGGCTCATCAGTTTTGGTAATTACCCACAGGGAAGAGATTACAAACTGTGCTGATAAGGCATCTTTGCTTTGCGATGGAAAAATCATTAAAACTGGGGATCCAAAAGATGTTGGAGAGTATTATAAAAAAGAATGCGGAAAGTGTCTGATAAAAGTACCATCAATAAAAAAGGAAATTGAGGAAGGTAGCAAATAA